One segment of Spinacia oleracea plastid, complete genome DNA contains the following:
- a CDS encoding hypothetical protein (ORF482~putative chloroplast open reading frame (3' truncated ycf1) — protein MIFQSFLLGNLVSLCMKIINSVVVVGLYYGFLTTFSIGPSYLFLLRAQVMEEGEEGTEKKVSGTTGFIMGQLMMFISIYYTPLHLALGRPHTITVLALPYLLFHFFWNNHKHFFDYGSTSRNSMRNLSIQCVFLNNLIFQLFNYFILPSSMLARLVNIYMFRCNNKMLFVTSSFVGWLIGHILFMKWVGLVLVWIQQNNSIRSNKYLVSELRNSMARIFSILFFITCVYYLGRMPSPIFTNKLKQMLETNEIEEETNLEIEKTSETKETKQEEEGFTEEDPSPSLFSEEKEDPDKIDETEKIRVNGKDKTKDEFHLKEACYKNSPTSYSGNQDISKLEILKKEKKILFWFQKPLIFLLFDYKRWNRPMRYIKNNRFENAVRNEMSQYFFYTCQNDGKQRISFTYPPSLSIFWEMIQRKISLATTEKFLYDDELYNYWIYTNEQKKNSLSNEFANRITVLDKGLFYIDVLDKKTRLCKSKNE, from the coding sequence ATGATTTTTCAATCTTTTCTACTAGGTAATCTAGTATCCTTATGCATGAAGATAATCAATTCGGTCGTTGTGGTCGGACTCTATTATGGATTTCTGACCACATTCTCCATAGGGCCCTCTTATCTCTTCCTTCTCCGAGCTCAGGTTATGGAAGAAGGAGAAGAAGGAACCGAGAAGAAGGTATCAGGAACAACAGGTTTTATTATGGGACAGCTCATGATGTTCATATCGATCTATTATACGCCTCTGCATCTAGCATTGGGTAGACCTCATACAATAACTGTCCTAGCTCTACCCTATCTTTTGTTTCATTTCTTCTGGAACAATCACAAACACTTTTTTGATTATGGATCCACTAGCAGAAATTCAATGCGTAATCTCAGCATTCAATGTGTATTCCTGAATAATCTCATTTTTCAATTATTCAACTATTTCATTTTACCAAGTTCAATGTTAGCCAGATTAGTGAACATTTATATGTTTCGATGCAACAACAAGATGTTATTTGTAACAAGTAGTTTTGTTGGTTGGTTAATTGGTCACATTTTATTCATGAAATGGGTTGGATTGGTATTAGTCTGGATACAGCAAAATAATTCTATTAGATCTAATAAGTACCTTGTGTCAGAATTGAGAAATTCTATGGCTCGAATCTTTAGTATTCTCTTCTTTATTACCTGTGTCTACTATTTAGGCAGAATGCCGTCACCTATTTTTACTAACAAACTGAAACAAATGCTAGAAACGAACGAAATTGAGGAAGAAACAAATTTAGAAATAGAAAAAACTTCCGAAACGAAGGAGACTAAACAGGAAGAAGAGGGATTCACCGAAGAAGATCCTTCTCCTTCCCTTTTTTCGGAAGAAAAGGAGGATCCGGACAAAATCGATGAAACGGAAAAGATCCGAGTGAATGGAAAGGACAAAACAAAGGATGAATTCCACTTAAAAGAAGCATGCTATAAAAATAGCCCAACTTCTTATTCTGGGAATCAAGATATTTCGAAGTTAGAAATACTTAAAAAAGAAAAGAAAATCCTATTCTGGTTTCAAAAACCCCTTATTTTTCTTCTTTTCGACTATAAACGTTGGAATCGTCCAATGCGATATATAAAAAACAATCGGTTTGAAAATGCGGTAAGAAATGAAATGTCACAATATTTTTTTTATACATGTCAAAATGATGGAAAACAAAGAATTTCTTTTACATATCCACCTAGTTTATCAATTTTCTGGGAAATGATACAAAGAAAGATTTCTTTGGCTACAACAGAAAAATTCTTATATGATGATGAACTATACAATTATTGGATTTATACGAATGAACAAAAAAAAAACAGCTTAAGCAATGAATTTGCTAATAGAATTACAGTTCTAGACAAAGGACTTTTTTATATAGATGTACTTGATAAAAAAACTAGATTATGTAAAAGTAAAAATGAATAA
- the ndhF gene encoding NADH dehydrogenase subunit 5, whose protein sequence is MEHIYQYAWIIPFLPLPVPLLIGAGLLFFPTATKNLRRIWAFSSISLLSIVMIFSMKLAIQQINSNSIYQYLWSWTINNDFSLEFGYLMDPLTSIMSMLITTVAILVLIYSDNYMSHDQGYLRFFAYMSFFNTSMLGLVTSSNLIQIYIFWELVGMCSYLLIGFWFTRPIAANACQKAFVTNRVGDFGLLLGILGLYWITGSFEFRDLFEIFNNLIKNNEVNSLFCILCAFLLFAGAVAKSAQFPLHVWLPDAMEGPTPISALIHAATMVAAGIFLVARLLPLFVVIPYIMYVISFIGIITVLLGATLALAQKDIKRSLAYYTMSQLGYMMLALGMGSYRTALFHLITHAYSKALLFLASGSLIHSMGTIVGYSPDKSQNMVLMGGLTKHVPITKTSFLIGTLSLCGIPPLACFWSKDEILNDSWVYSPIFAIIAYFTAGLTAFYMFRIYLLTFEGHLNFFCKNYSGKKSSSFYSISLWGKKELKTINQKISLLNLLTMNNKERASFFSKKPYEINVKLTKLLRSFITITYFENKNISLYPYESDNTMLFPLIILIMFTLFVGFIGIPFNQEGMDLDILTKWLTPSINLLHSNSENFVDWYEFVINAIFSISIAFFGIFIAFFFYKPIYSSLKNFDLINSFDKRGQKRILGDNIITIIYNWSANRGYIDAFYSTFLIKGIRSLSELVSFFDRRIIDGIPNGFGVTSFFVGEGIKYVGGGRISSYLFWYLLYVSIFLFIFTFT, encoded by the coding sequence ATGGAACATATATACCAATATGCATGGATCATACCTTTCCTTCCACTTCCGGTTCCCTTGTTAATAGGAGCTGGACTTTTATTTTTTCCGACGGCAACAAAAAATCTTCGGCGTATATGGGCTTTTTCTAGTATTTCGTTGTTAAGTATAGTTATGATTTTTTCGATGAAGCTGGCTATTCAACAAATAAATAGTAATTCTATTTATCAATATCTATGGTCTTGGACCATTAATAATGACTTTTCTTTAGAATTTGGCTACTTGATGGACCCACTTACTTCTATTATGTCAATGTTAATTACTACTGTTGCAATTCTGGTTCTTATTTATAGTGATAATTATATGTCTCATGATCAAGGATATTTGAGATTTTTTGCGTATATGAGTTTTTTCAATACTTCCATGTTGGGATTAGTTACTAGTTCTAATTTGATACAAATTTATATTTTTTGGGAATTAGTGGGAATGTGTTCCTATCTATTAATAGGTTTTTGGTTTACACGACCTATTGCCGCAAATGCTTGTCAAAAAGCGTTTGTGACTAATCGTGTAGGAGATTTTGGCTTATTATTAGGAATTTTAGGTCTTTATTGGATAACAGGTAGTTTCGAGTTTCGGGATTTGTTTGAAATATTCAATAATTTAATTAAGAATAACGAGGTCAATTCCTTATTTTGTATTTTATGTGCTTTCTTGTTATTTGCCGGTGCAGTTGCTAAATCAGCTCAATTTCCCCTTCATGTATGGTTACCTGATGCTATGGAGGGGCCTACTCCTATTTCAGCTCTCATCCATGCTGCTACCATGGTAGCGGCGGGGATTTTTCTAGTTGCTCGACTCCTGCCCCTTTTTGTAGTTATACCTTACATAATGTATGTAATATCTTTTATAGGTATAATAACAGTACTATTAGGAGCGACCTTAGCTCTTGCTCAAAAAGACATTAAGAGGAGTTTAGCTTATTATACAATGTCTCAATTGGGTTATATGATGTTAGCTCTAGGTATGGGTTCTTATCGAACGGCTTTATTTCATTTAATTACTCATGCTTATTCAAAAGCATTATTGTTTTTAGCATCTGGATCTCTTATTCATTCAATGGGAACTATTGTTGGATATTCTCCGGATAAAAGTCAGAATATGGTTCTTATGGGGGGGTTAACAAAACATGTACCAATTACAAAAACTTCTTTTTTAATAGGTACACTTTCTCTTTGTGGTATTCCGCCTCTTGCTTGTTTTTGGTCCAAAGATGAAATTCTTAATGATAGTTGGGTGTATTCGCCGATTTTCGCAATAATCGCTTATTTCACAGCCGGATTAACCGCATTTTATATGTTTAGAATCTATTTACTTACATTTGAAGGGCATTTAAACTTTTTTTGTAAAAATTACAGTGGAAAAAAAAGTAGTTCTTTTTATTCAATATCTTTATGGGGCAAAAAAGAATTGAAAACGATTAATCAAAAAATTTCTTTATTAAACTTATTAACAATGAATAATAAAGAAAGGGCTTCTTTTTTTTCGAAAAAACCATATGAAATAAATGTAAAGTTAACAAAATTGCTGCGATCTTTTATTACTATTACTTATTTTGAAAATAAGAATATTTCTTTATATCCTTATGAATCGGACAATACTATGTTATTTCCTCTGATTATATTGATCATGTTTACTTTATTCGTTGGATTCATAGGAATCCCATTTAATCAAGAAGGAATGGATTTGGATATATTAACTAAATGGTTAACTCCATCTATAAATCTTTTACATTCCAATTCAGAAAATTTTGTGGATTGGTATGAATTTGTGATAAATGCAATTTTTTCAATTAGTATAGCTTTTTTTGGAATATTTATAGCCTTCTTTTTTTATAAACCTATTTATTCATCCTTAAAAAATTTTGACTTAATTAATTCATTTGATAAAAGGGGTCAAAAGCGGATTTTGGGGGACAATATAATAACTATTATATACAATTGGTCTGCTAACCGTGGTTATATAGATGCTTTTTATTCAACATTCTTAATTAAGGGTATAAGAAGTTTGTCTGAACTAGTTTCTTTTTTTGATAGACGAATAATTGATGGAATTCCTAATGGTTTTGGTGTTACAAGTTTTTTTGTAGGTGAAGGTATCAAATATGTAGGAGGTGGCCGAATCTCTTCGTATCTTTTTTGGTATTTATTATATGTATCCATTTTTTTATTCATTTTTACTTTTACATAA
- the rpl32 gene encoding ribosomal protein L32, which translates to MAVPKKRTSIYKKRIRKNIWKKKGYWAALKAFSLAKSLSTGNSKSFFVRKISNQTLE; encoded by the coding sequence ATGGCAGTTCCAAAAAAGCGTACTTCGATTTACAAAAAACGTATTCGTAAAAATATTTGGAAAAAAAAGGGATATTGGGCGGCGTTAAAAGCCTTTTCACTAGCAAAATCTCTTTCTACCGGGAATTCAAAAAGTTTTTTTGTACGCAAAATAAGTAATCAAACCTTGGAATAA
- a CDS encoding ORF45 protein (ORF45; similar to ORF35 in tobacco) — MGYYDFKEAAMVKLVDTLLLGSSARASRFESESRHGILQILKKFQ; from the coding sequence ATGGGCTATTATGATTTCAAAGAAGCCGCTATGGTGAAATTGGTAGACACGCTGCTCTTAGGAAGCAGTGCGAGAGCATCTCGGTTCGAGTCCGAGTCGCGGCATGGCATCTTACAAATTCTCAAAAAATTTCAATAG
- the ccsA gene encoding cytochrome c biogenesis protein produces MIFSTLEHILTHISFSTVSVVITLHLITLLVNEIVGLYNSLEKGMLVTFFCITGLLVTRWVYWKHFPLSDLYESLIFLSWSFYLIHMIPSFLKKEKNSLNVITAPSAIFTQGFATSGLLTEMHQSGILVPALQSQWLMMHVSMMVLGYAALLGGSLLSVTLLIIIFQKDLIQVFDKRKHLLNESFFFGEIQYINEKSNIVQNASPSYVRNYYRSQLIEQLDHWSYRVISLGFIFLTIGILSGAVWANEAWGSYWNWDPKETWAFITWTIFAIYLHIRTNKNLRGANSAIVAFIGFLIIWICYFGVNLLGIGLHSYGSFTLTLN; encoded by the coding sequence ATGATATTTTCTACTTTAGAGCATATTTTAACTCATATTTCTTTTTCAACGGTTTCCGTTGTAATTACACTCCATTTGATAACTTTATTAGTCAATGAAATAGTGGGACTATATAATTCATTAGAAAAAGGCATGCTAGTTACTTTTTTCTGTATAACAGGATTATTAGTTACTCGTTGGGTTTATTGGAAGCATTTCCCATTAAGTGATCTATATGAATCATTAATCTTCCTTTCCTGGAGTTTCTACCTTATTCATATGATTCCATCTTTTTTAAAAAAAGAGAAAAATTCTTTAAATGTAATAACTGCACCAAGTGCTATTTTTACCCAAGGATTTGCTACATCGGGCCTATTAACTGAAATGCATCAATCCGGAATATTAGTACCCGCCCTACAATCACAGTGGTTAATGATGCATGTAAGTATGATGGTATTGGGTTATGCAGCTCTTTTAGGCGGATCATTATTATCTGTAACACTTCTAATTATTATATTTCAAAAAGATTTAATACAAGTTTTTGATAAACGAAAACATTTATTAAATGAGTCATTTTTCTTCGGTGAGATTCAATACATAAATGAAAAAAGCAATATAGTACAAAATGCTTCGCCCTCTTATGTTCGAAATTATTACAGGTCCCAATTGATTGAACAACTGGATCATTGGAGTTATCGGGTTATTAGTCTAGGATTTATCTTTTTAACCATAGGTATTCTTTCAGGGGCAGTATGGGCCAATGAGGCATGGGGGTCATATTGGAACTGGGACCCAAAGGAAACTTGGGCGTTTATTACTTGGACCATATTTGCAATTTATTTACATATTCGAACAAATAAAAATTTGCGGGGTGCAAATTCTGCAATTGTGGCTTTTATAGGCTTTCTTATAATTTGGATATGCTATTTTGGGGTTAATCTATTAGGAATAGGGCTACATAGTTATGGTTCATTTACATTAACGCTTAATTAA
- the ndhD gene encoding NADH dehydrogenase subunit 4 — protein sequence MTNSFPWLTTIVVLPIFAGSLIFLFPHRGNKVIRWYTICISMIELLLMTYVFFYHFQPDDPLIQLVEDYKWINFFDFHWRLGIDGLSIGPILLTGFITTLATLAAWPVTRNSQLFHFLMLAMYSAQIGLFSSRDLLLFFIMWELELIPVYLLLSMWGGKKRLYSATKFILYTAGGSIFLLMGVLGVGLYGSNEPTLNLETLVNQSYPVALEIIFYIGFFIAFAVKLPIIPLHTWLPDTHGEAHYSTCMLLAGILLKMGAYGLVRINMELLPHAHSIFSPWLMIIGTMQIIYAASTSPGQRNLKKRIAYSSVSHMGFIIIGISSITDTGLNGAILQIISHGFIGAALFFLAGTSYDRIRLVYLDEMGGIAIPMPKIFTLFSSFSMASLALPGMSGFIAELIVFFGLITSQKYLLIPKLLITFGMAIGMILTPIYLLSMSRQMFYGYKLFNISNSSFFDSGPRELFVSTSIFLPVIGIGVYPDLVLSLSVEKVEAILSNYFYR from the coding sequence ATCACGAATTCTTTTCCCTGGTTAACAACAATTGTAGTTTTGCCCATATTTGCCGGTTCTTTAATTTTCTTATTTCCTCATAGAGGAAATAAGGTTATTAGGTGGTATACTATATGTATTTCTATGATAGAGCTCCTTCTAATGACCTATGTGTTTTTTTATCATTTTCAACCGGATGATCCATTAATCCAACTGGTTGAAGATTATAAATGGATCAACTTTTTTGATTTCCATTGGAGATTAGGAATCGATGGACTTTCGATAGGACCCATTTTACTAACGGGATTCATCACTACTTTAGCTACTCTAGCGGCTTGGCCTGTTACTCGAAATTCGCAATTATTTCATTTCTTGATGTTAGCGATGTATAGTGCTCAAATAGGATTATTTTCGTCCCGAGATCTTTTACTTTTTTTCATAATGTGGGAATTAGAATTAATTCCTGTTTATCTACTTTTATCCATGTGGGGGGGAAAGAAACGTCTCTACTCCGCTACTAAATTTATTTTGTATACTGCGGGGGGTTCTATTTTTCTATTAATGGGAGTTCTAGGTGTTGGTTTATATGGTTCCAATGAACCAACATTAAATTTAGAAACATTAGTTAATCAATCGTATCCTGTGGCATTAGAAATAATATTCTATATTGGATTTTTTATTGCTTTTGCTGTCAAATTACCGATTATACCCTTACATACATGGTTACCAGATACCCACGGAGAAGCGCATTACAGTACTTGTATGCTGCTAGCCGGAATTTTATTAAAAATGGGAGCATATGGATTGGTTCGGATCAATATGGAATTATTACCTCATGCTCATTCGATATTTTCTCCTTGGTTGATGATAATAGGCACAATGCAAATAATCTATGCAGCTTCAACATCTCCCGGGCAACGTAATTTAAAAAAAAGAATAGCCTATTCCTCCGTATCTCACATGGGTTTCATAATTATAGGAATTAGTTCTATAACCGATACGGGCCTTAATGGGGCCATTTTACAAATAATTTCTCATGGATTTATTGGTGCTGCACTTTTTTTCTTAGCGGGAACTAGTTACGATAGAATACGCCTTGTTTATCTCGACGAAATGGGCGGAATCGCGATTCCAATGCCAAAAATATTCACACTCTTCAGTAGCTTTTCAATGGCATCTCTTGCATTACCCGGCATGAGTGGTTTCATTGCCGAATTAATAGTATTTTTTGGACTAATTACTAGCCAAAAATATCTTTTAATACCAAAACTACTAATTACTTTTGGAATGGCAATTGGAATGATATTAACTCCTATTTATTTATTATCTATGTCACGTCAAATGTTCTATGGATATAAATTATTTAACATTTCAAACTCTTCTTTTTTTGATTCTGGTCCGCGAGAGTTGTTTGTTTCAACTTCTATCTTTTTACCAGTAATAGGTATTGGGGTTTACCCGGATTTAGTTCTCTCACTATCAGTTGAGAAAGTGGAAGCTATTTTATCCAATTATTTTTATAGATAG
- the psaC gene encoding photosystem I subunit VII (9 kDa protein) — translation MSHSVKIYDTCIGCTQCVRACPTDVLEMIPWDGCKAKQIASAPRTEDCVGCKRCESACPTDFLSVRVYLWHETTRSMGLGY, via the coding sequence ATGTCACATTCAGTTAAGATTTATGATACATGTATAGGATGTACTCAATGTGTTCGAGCTTGCCCCACAGATGTATTAGAAATGATACCTTGGGATGGATGTAAAGCTAAACAAATAGCTTCTGCTCCAAGAACAGAGGATTGTGTTGGTTGTAAGAGATGTGAATCCGCTTGTCCAACGGATTTTTTAAGCGTTCGGGTTTATTTATGGCATGAAACAACCCGCAGTATGGGTCTAGGGTATTGA
- the ndhE gene encoding NADH dehydrogenase subunit 4L produces the protein MILEHVLVLSAFLFSIGIYGLVTSRNLVRALMCLELILNAVNLNFVTFSDFFDSRQLKGNIFSIFVIAIAAAEAAIGPAIVSSIYRNRKSIRINQSNLLNK, from the coding sequence ATGATACTCGAGCATGTACTTGTTTTGAGTGCTTTTTTATTTTCTATCGGGATTTATGGATTAGTCACGAGTCGAAATTTAGTTCGCGCTCTTATGTGCCTTGAACTTATATTGAATGCAGTTAATCTAAACTTTGTAACATTTTCTGATTTTTTTGATAGTCGCCAATTAAAGGGAAACATTTTCTCCATTTTTGTTATAGCCATTGCAGCCGCTGAAGCAGCTATTGGACCGGCTATTGTTTCTTCAATTTATCGTAACAGAAAATCCATTCGTATCAATCAATCGAATTTATTGAATAAATAG
- the ndhG gene encoding NADH dehydrogenase subunit 6, protein MDLPGPIHDFLLVFLGSGLILGALGVVLFTNPIFSAFSLGLVLVCISLFYILANSHFVASAQLLIYVGAINVLIIFSVMFMSGPEYDKKFQLWTVGDGVTSLVCISLFVSLISTILNTSWYGIIWTTKSNQILEQDLINASQQIGIHLSTDFFLPFELISIILLVSLIGAIAVARQ, encoded by the coding sequence ATGGATTTACCTGGACCAATACATGATTTTCTTTTAGTCTTTCTGGGGTCGGGTCTTATATTAGGGGCTCTAGGAGTGGTATTATTTACCAATCCTATTTTTTCTGCCTTTTCATTGGGATTGGTTCTTGTGTGTATATCTTTATTCTATATTCTAGCAAACTCCCACTTTGTAGCTTCTGCACAACTCCTTATTTATGTGGGAGCTATAAATGTATTAATCATATTTTCTGTGATGTTCATGAGTGGTCCAGAATATGACAAAAAGTTTCAGCTGTGGACTGTTGGGGACGGGGTTACTTCATTGGTTTGTATAAGTCTTTTTGTTTCATTAATTAGTACTATTCTAAATACATCTTGGTATGGGATTATTTGGACTACAAAATCAAACCAGATTCTCGAACAAGATTTAATAAACGCTAGTCAACAAATTGGAATTCATTTATCAACCGATTTTTTTCTTCCATTTGAACTCATTTCAATAATTCTTTTAGTTTCTTTAATAGGTGCAATTGCTGTGGCTCGTCAATAA
- the ndhI gene encoding NADH dehydrogenase subunit I: MFPMVTGFINYGQQTIRAARYIGQSFMITLSHANRLPVTIQYPYEKLITSERFRGRIHFEFDKCIACEVCVRACPIDLPVVDWKLETDIRKKRLLNYSIDFGICIFCGNCVEYCPTNCLSMTEEYELSTYDRHELNYNQIALGRLPISITDDYTIRTILNSPQTKEKACD; this comes from the coding sequence ATGTTCCCTATGGTAACTGGGTTCATCAATTATGGTCAACAAACAATACGCGCGGCAAGGTACATTGGTCAAAGTTTTATGATTACCCTATCCCATGCTAACCGCTTACCTGTAACTATTCAATATCCTTATGAAAAATTAATAACATCGGAGCGTTTTCGTGGTCGAATTCACTTTGAATTCGATAAATGCATTGCTTGTGAAGTATGTGTTCGTGCATGTCCTATAGATTTGCCCGTTGTTGATTGGAAATTGGAAACGGATATTCGAAAGAAACGGTTGCTTAATTACAGCATTGATTTCGGAATTTGTATATTTTGTGGTAATTGTGTTGAGTATTGTCCAACCAATTGTTTATCAATGACTGAAGAATATGAGCTTTCTACTTATGATCGTCACGAATTAAATTATAATCAAATTGCTCTGGGTCGTTTACCAATATCAATAACCGATGATTACACAATTCGAACAATTTTGAATTCGCCTCAAACAAAAGAGAAAGCTTGCGATTGA
- the ndhA gene encoding NADH dehydrogenase subunit 1, translating into MIIDTTTTKVQAINSFSRLEFLKEVYETIWMLFPILILVLGITIGVLVIVWLEREISASIQQRIGPEYAGPLGILQALADGTKLLFKENLLPSRGDTYLFSIGPSIAVISILLGYLIIPFGSRLVLADLSIGVFLWIAVSSIAPIGLLMSGYGSNNKYSFLGGLRAAAQSISYEIPLTLCVLSISLLSNSSSTVDIVEAQSKYGFWGWNLWRQPIGFIVFIISSLAECERLPFDLPEAEEELVAGYQTEYSGIKFGLFYVASYLNLLISSLFVTVLYLGGWNLSIPYIFISEFFEINKIDGVFGTTIGIFITLAKTFLFLFIPITTRWTLPRLRMDQLLNLGWKFLLPISLGNLLLTTSSQLFSL; encoded by the exons ATGATAATTGATACAACAACAACAAAAGTACAAGCTATCAATTCTTTTTCCAGATTGGAATTCTTAAAAGAGGTTTATGAGACTATATGGATGCTTTTCCCTATTTTGATTCTCGTATTGGGAATTACAATAGGTGTACTAGTAATTGTATGGTTAGAAAGAGAAATATCCGCAAGTATACAACAACGTATTGGACCTGAATATGCTGGTCCTTTGGGGATTCTTCAAGCTTTAGCGGACGGAACAAAACTGCTTTTTAAAGAAAACCTTCTTCCATCTAGGGGGGATACATATTTATTTAGTATTGGACCTTCTATAGCAGTCATATCGATTCTACTAGGTTACTTAATAATTCCTTTTGGGTCTCGCCTTGTTCTAGCCGATCTCAGTATTGGTGTTTTTTTATGGATCGCTGTTTCAAGCATTGCTCCGATTGGACTTCTTATGTCAGGATATGGATCAAATAATAAATATTCCTTTTTAGGTGGTCTACGGGCTGCTGCCCAATCAATTAGTTATGAAATACCATTAACTCTATGTGTGTTATCCATATCTCTAC TATCTAATAGTTCAAGTACAGTTGATATAGTTGAGGCGCAGTCAAAATATGGTTTTTGGGGATGGAATTTGTGGCGGCAACCTATAGGATTTATTGTTTTTATAATTTCTTCTCTAGCAGAATGCGAGAGATTGCCTTTTGATTTACCAGAAGCAGAAGAAGAATTAGTAGCAGGTTATCAAACCGAATATTCCGGTATTAAATTTGGTTTATTTTATGTTGCGTCTTATTTAAATCTACTAATCTCTTCATTATTTGTAACCGTTCTTTACTTGGGTGGTTGGAATCTCTCTATTCCATACATATTCATCTCGGAGTTTTTTGAAATAAATAAAATAGATGGAGTCTTTGGAACAACAATTGGTATTTTCATTACATTAGCTAAAACTTTTTTGTTCTTGTTCATTCCTATCACAACAAGATGGACTTTACCTAGACTGAGAATGGACCAATTATTAAATCTTGGATGGAAATTTCTTTTACCTATTTCTTTAGGTAATCTATTATTAACAACTTCTTCCCAACTCTTTTCATTATAA
- the ndhH gene encoding NADH dehydrogenase subunit 7, whose product MAVPTTRKDLMIVNMGPHHPSMHGVLRLIVTLDGEDVIDCEPIVGYLHRGMEKIAENRTIIQYLPYVTRWDYLATMFTEAITVNGPEQLGNIQVPKRASYIRVIMLELSRIASHLLWLGPFMADIGAQTPFFYILRERELIYDLFEAATGMRMMHNYFRIGGVAADLPYGWIDKCLDFCDYFLIGLTEYQKLITRNPIFLERVENVGIIGGEEAINWGLSGPMLRASGIQWDLRKVDHYECYDEFDWEVQWQKEGDSLARYLIRIGEMAESVKIIQQALEGIPGGPYENLEIRRFNRIKYPEWNDFEYRFISKKPSPAFELSKQELYVRVEAPKGELGIFLIGDQSVFPWRWKIRPPGFINLQILPQLVKKMKLADIMTILGSIDIIMGEVDR is encoded by the coding sequence ATGGCTGTACCAACTACCAGAAAAGACCTCATGATAGTCAATATGGGCCCTCACCATCCATCAATGCACGGTGTTCTCCGACTCATCGTTACTTTAGACGGTGAAGATGTTATTGACTGTGAACCGATAGTGGGTTATTTACACAGAGGTATGGAAAAAATTGCGGAAAATCGAACAATTATACAATATCTGCCTTATGTAACACGTTGGGATTATTTAGCTACTATGTTTACAGAAGCAATAACTGTAAATGGACCAGAACAATTGGGAAATATTCAAGTACCTAAAAGAGCTAGCTATATCAGAGTAATTATGTTGGAGTTAAGTCGGATAGCTTCGCATTTATTATGGCTCGGCCCTTTTATGGCCGATATTGGCGCGCAGACCCCTTTTTTCTATATTTTAAGAGAAAGGGAATTAATATATGATTTATTCGAAGCTGCTACCGGTATGAGAATGATGCATAATTATTTTCGTATTGGAGGAGTAGCTGCCGATCTTCCTTATGGATGGATAGATAAATGTTTAGATTTTTGTGATTATTTTTTAATAGGGCTTACTGAATACCAAAAACTTATTACGCGAAATCCTATTTTTTTAGAACGAGTTGAGAACGTCGGCATTATTGGTGGAGAAGAAGCAATAAATTGGGGTTTATCAGGCCCAATGCTACGCGCTTCCGGAATACAATGGGACCTGCGTAAAGTTGATCATTATGAGTGTTACGACGAATTTGATTGGGAAGTCCAATGGCAAAAAGAAGGAGATTCATTAGCTCGTTATTTAATACGAATCGGTGAAATGGCCGAATCTGTAAAAATTATACAACAAGCTCTAGAAGGAATTCCAGGGGGTCCCTATGAGAATTTAGAAATTCGACGCTTTAATAGAATAAAATATCCTGAATGGAATGATTTTGAATATCGATTCATTAGTAAAAAGCCATCTCCTGCTTTTGAATTGTCGAAACAAGAGCTTTATGTAAGAGTCGAAGCCCCAAAGGGAGAATTAGGAATATTTTTGATAGGAGATCAGAGTGTTTTTCCTTGGAGATGGAAAATTCGTCCCCCGGGTTTTATCAATTTGCAAATTCTTCCTCAGTTAGTTAAAAAAATGAAATTGGCTGATATTATGACGATACTAGGTAGCATAGATATCATTATGGGAGAAGTTGATCGTTGA